The Streptomyces sp. NBC_01268 genome window below encodes:
- a CDS encoding DUF6479 family protein, translated as MNTFLVGSAQVTTAAGVWQSGLAQVLGGLVVVVVLIGAFVLGMRLKDRESRPPAPEEQPHRPETDALPGEMSEYRRPAEMPQTDGEHRLMPYQLKDAGTETSPDPPSEEKRKWGGISSGGFGSGGTGHGD; from the coding sequence ATGAACACTTTCCTCGTGGGTTCCGCCCAGGTCACCACGGCGGCCGGTGTCTGGCAGTCCGGTCTCGCCCAGGTCCTCGGCGGGCTGGTCGTGGTCGTCGTCCTCATCGGCGCCTTCGTGCTCGGCATGCGCCTCAAGGACCGCGAGTCGCGTCCGCCCGCTCCGGAGGAGCAGCCACACCGCCCGGAGACCGACGCCCTGCCCGGTGAGATGTCCGAGTACCGCAGGCCCGCGGAGATGCCGCAGACCGACGGAGAACACCGGCTCATGCCGTACCAGCTCAAGGACGCCGGCACCGAGACCTCCCCCGACCCCCCGAGCGAGGAGAAGCGCAAGTGGGGCGGCATCTCCAGCGGCGGCTTCGGCAGCGGCGGGACGGGACACGGCGACTGA
- a CDS encoding 4'-phosphopantetheinyl transferase family protein, whose protein sequence is MIEELLPRPVATAEAFGDPAGVPVPFPGEEHLLARAVPARRREFTTARACARRALGGLGVAPVAIPYEASRAPRWPAGIVGSITHCAGYRAAAVARATELAALGFDAEPHAALDRTGVLHLVTGEQERAHLAELAAVRPDVHWDRALFSAKESVFKAWSPLTGRWLDFKEATVSFQPRTSTFTARLLVEGPVVDGVRLTGFEGGFLVKDGLVLTATTVRRPDNGPDPHHRSRGPL, encoded by the coding sequence ATGATCGAGGAACTGCTGCCCCGGCCGGTCGCGACCGCGGAAGCGTTCGGCGACCCGGCCGGGGTGCCGGTCCCCTTCCCGGGCGAGGAGCACCTGCTCGCCCGTGCCGTCCCCGCGCGGCGCCGCGAGTTCACCACCGCCCGGGCCTGCGCCCGGCGGGCCCTCGGCGGACTCGGCGTGGCCCCCGTCGCCATCCCGTACGAGGCCTCCCGGGCCCCGCGGTGGCCGGCCGGGATCGTCGGGAGCATCACCCACTGCGCCGGCTACCGGGCGGCGGCCGTGGCCCGTGCCACGGAGCTGGCGGCGCTCGGCTTCGACGCCGAACCGCACGCCGCGCTCGACCGGACCGGGGTGCTGCACCTGGTCACCGGCGAGCAGGAGCGGGCCCACCTCGCCGAACTGGCCGCGGTCCGGCCGGACGTGCACTGGGACCGGGCCCTGTTCAGCGCGAAGGAGAGCGTCTTCAAGGCCTGGTCGCCGCTGACCGGCCGGTGGCTGGACTTCAAGGAGGCCACCGTCTCCTTCCAGCCGCGCACCTCGACCTTCACCGCCCGGCTCCTCGTCGAGGGGCCGGTGGTGGACGGCGTACGGCTGACCGGGTTCGAAGGAGGGTTTCTCGTCAAGGACGGTCTGGTCCTCACGGCCACGACCGTACGGCGGCCCGACAATGGCCCCGATCCGCACCATCGATCGAGGGGACCGCTGTGA
- a CDS encoding MFS transporter encodes MKNFVQLIRELPTAVRIMLLCAMARAISFFGILAYLPIYLNDSLGMDGATVGYVLGVCLLVGTMVSVYGGYLADRFVKVDFMIVLDVLLTGLYGVLPFLDSPVLVIGLLLVANTASSSMSVAANALLADLLPSENRAKVFSLRYSLQNIGAAVGPFLGVFTVKAGTGGPFWLAAGVIFAALLPLVIFRRLFTGGPAGAKGAEGAEESSDSDESMNFREVLRVMRADRRLGLFTLGGILSIVVYGPLLTYMSQYLVLVESRDSAYRLVAYISAANAIVVISTQYVIGSRLKEKTLLRWLTWGTGAFVLGLVGMALSTEVWIIVAAIVVFTIGEVIVVPAEYMFIDNIAPANLRGSYFGAQNLVHIGVAIGPIICGFLLVHASPAAMFAALIALVVLGWWFYVLGCRASAPVTEPQKVKL; translated from the coding sequence ATGAAGAACTTCGTCCAGCTGATCCGCGAACTGCCCACCGCCGTACGGATCATGCTGCTCTGCGCGATGGCGCGCGCCATCAGCTTCTTCGGCATCCTCGCCTATCTGCCGATCTACCTGAACGACTCGCTCGGCATGGACGGCGCCACCGTCGGCTACGTCCTCGGTGTCTGCCTGCTGGTCGGCACCATGGTGAGCGTCTACGGCGGCTACCTCGCCGACCGGTTCGTCAAGGTCGACTTCATGATCGTCCTGGACGTGCTGCTCACCGGCCTGTACGGCGTGCTGCCCTTCCTGGACTCCCCGGTCCTGGTCATCGGCCTGCTGCTGGTGGCCAACACGGCCTCCTCCTCGATGAGCGTCGCCGCCAACGCGCTCCTCGCCGACCTGCTGCCCTCGGAGAACCGCGCCAAGGTGTTCTCGCTGCGCTACTCGCTGCAGAACATCGGCGCGGCCGTCGGCCCCTTCCTGGGCGTGTTCACCGTCAAGGCCGGCACCGGAGGCCCGTTCTGGCTCGCGGCCGGCGTCATCTTCGCGGCCCTGCTGCCGCTGGTGATCTTCCGCAGGCTGTTCACGGGAGGCCCGGCCGGGGCGAAGGGCGCCGAGGGCGCCGAGGAGTCCTCCGACTCCGACGAGTCGATGAACTTCCGCGAGGTGCTGCGGGTCATGCGGGCCGACCGCCGGCTCGGCCTGTTCACCCTCGGCGGCATCCTCAGCATCGTGGTCTACGGGCCGCTGCTGACCTACATGTCCCAGTACCTGGTCCTGGTCGAGTCCCGTGACAGCGCCTACCGGCTCGTCGCGTACATCTCGGCCGCCAACGCGATCGTCGTGATCTCCACCCAGTACGTCATCGGCAGCCGGCTCAAGGAGAAGACCCTGCTGCGCTGGCTCACGTGGGGCACCGGGGCCTTCGTCCTCGGCCTGGTCGGCATGGCGCTCTCCACCGAGGTGTGGATCATCGTCGCGGCGATCGTGGTCTTCACGATCGGCGAGGTCATCGTGGTCCCCGCCGAGTACATGTTCATCGACAACATCGCTCCCGCGAACCTCCGCGGCAGCTACTTCGGTGCGCAGAACCTCGTCCACATCGGGGTCGCGATCGGTCCGATCATCTGTGGCTTCCTCCTCGTGCACGCCTCCCCGGCCGCGATGTTCGCCGCGCTGATCGCCCTGGTCGTCCTCGGCTGGTGGTTCTACGTGCTCGGCTGCCGCGCCTCCGCACCCGTCACCGAACCGCAGAAAGTGAAGCTGTGA
- a CDS encoding SigE family RNA polymerase sigma factor — MRQSRADEFLEFAAARSGHLFRSACLLTSGDTHLAEDLVQDTLGRMYVHWGRMTRSGNPAGYAQTVLVRGFLSHRRRRSATERPLGELPDRAPDTGEDPALRIALLDALAQLAPKDRAVVVLRYWEDRSVEETADALHVSSAAVRTRSTRALATLRRRLGGSISEFATR, encoded by the coding sequence ATGAGACAGTCCCGCGCGGACGAGTTCCTGGAGTTCGCCGCCGCCCGTTCGGGCCACCTGTTCCGCTCGGCATGCCTGCTGACCAGCGGAGACACCCATCTCGCCGAGGACCTGGTGCAGGACACGCTCGGCCGGATGTACGTCCACTGGGGGCGCATGACCCGAAGCGGCAACCCGGCCGGGTACGCACAGACCGTCCTCGTACGCGGCTTCCTCAGCCACCGCAGACGCCGCTCGGCCACCGAGCGCCCCCTCGGCGAGCTGCCCGACCGGGCTCCGGACACCGGCGAGGACCCCGCCCTGCGGATCGCCCTGCTCGACGCCCTGGCCCAGCTCGCCCCCAAGGACCGCGCGGTGGTCGTGCTGCGGTACTGGGAGGACCGCAGCGTCGAGGAGACGGCCGACGCCCTGCACGTCAGCTCGGCGGCGGTCCGCACCCGCTCCACCCGCGCCCTGGCCACGCTGCGCCGGCGGCTCGGCGGCAGCATCAGCGAGTTCGCCACCCGCTGA
- a CDS encoding helix-turn-helix transcriptional regulator: MELTATSALLAAHDVIRQPLGEILPRLSEVLEPLIPHRAAVELSTHCAHSPFKRSGGAELPFTAAELTPLLAAGIPGEPWQGPAWVGGAEREVVAVRSDATPRGSVLVLVREEGAEPAGAPELALAQALWDLVTSHFDRFASEAVPDALARSRTAADTRARVTAELTTAHAAALSGLLGVLRSRALDDSAARATATDLAVSSLIELRAESQRDRSVAEEPALEAFARLSDVLRPMLRHSPVRLELGPPESVRTLPADVAHGTRAIVRALLLIVLEQEAVSRVHVGWTLTEHELRATVRDDGPGLLDACPLGAGSVTDRLEVLGGRLELDAVPGWGTTLTATVPLATPDAPAAAMSPLTGLGEREVEVLTHLALGHRNRQIAQELHISESTVKFHVANILNKLGVGSRGEAAALFHKAA, translated from the coding sequence ATGGAACTGACCGCCACCAGCGCCCTGTTGGCCGCCCACGACGTCATCCGGCAGCCGCTGGGCGAGATCCTGCCGCGCCTCTCCGAGGTCCTGGAGCCGCTGATCCCGCACCGCGCCGCGGTCGAACTGTCCACGCACTGCGCGCACTCGCCCTTCAAGCGGAGCGGCGGCGCCGAGCTGCCGTTCACCGCCGCCGAGCTCACCCCGCTGCTCGCCGCCGGAATCCCCGGCGAGCCCTGGCAGGGGCCCGCATGGGTCGGCGGGGCCGAGCGGGAGGTGGTCGCGGTACGGAGCGACGCCACGCCCCGCGGGTCGGTCCTCGTCCTCGTACGGGAGGAGGGCGCCGAGCCGGCCGGCGCACCCGAACTCGCCCTGGCGCAGGCCCTGTGGGACCTGGTGACCAGCCACTTCGACCGGTTCGCGAGCGAGGCCGTGCCGGACGCCCTGGCCCGGTCGCGGACGGCGGCGGACACCCGGGCGCGGGTGACCGCCGAACTCACCACCGCGCACGCCGCCGCGCTCTCCGGGCTCCTCGGGGTGCTGCGCAGCCGCGCCCTGGACGACTCCGCCGCCCGCGCGACCGCCACCGACCTGGCCGTGTCGTCCCTGATCGAGCTGCGGGCCGAGTCCCAGCGGGACAGGTCGGTCGCCGAGGAACCCGCCCTGGAGGCCTTCGCCCGCCTCTCCGACGTGCTGCGCCCGATGCTGCGGCACAGCCCCGTACGCCTCGAACTCGGCCCGCCGGAGTCGGTCCGCACCCTGCCCGCCGACGTCGCGCACGGCACGCGGGCCATCGTCCGTGCGCTGCTCCTGATCGTCCTGGAGCAGGAGGCCGTCTCCCGGGTGCACGTCGGCTGGACGCTGACGGAGCACGAACTGCGGGCCACCGTGCGGGACGACGGGCCGGGGCTGCTCGACGCCTGCCCGCTCGGCGCGGGCAGCGTCACCGACCGCCTGGAGGTGCTCGGCGGGCGCCTGGAGCTGGACGCCGTGCCCGGCTGGGGCACCACCCTCACCGCGACCGTGCCGCTCGCCACACCGGACGCCCCGGCCGCCGCGATGAGCCCGCTGACCGGGCTCGGGGAGCGCGAGGTGGAGGTGCTGACCCACCTGGCGCTCGGGCACCGCAACCGGCAGATCGCGCAGGAACTGCACATCAGCGAGTCCACGGTGAAGTTCCACGTCGCCAACATCCTGAACAAGCTGGGCGTCGGCTCCCGGGGCGAGGCCGCGGCCCTCTTCCACAAGGCAGCCTGA
- a CDS encoding cation:proton antiporter: MAASHAVPIDAVVLADVAIVLLVGAVMVRLARRIHQPPVVAEIAAGLMLGPSLLGLLPGNLPELIFPPEARPMLSAVSQVGLALFMFLAGWELDLGKLRGRTASVGSTAVLAMAVPFAVGAGAAALLYDSLAPAGVGQDMFVLYLATAFSITAFPVLARIIRDQNLGATRVGTTAMACAAAGDVVAWCVLVLVVAMAGSGGTGGFFEVLAWTAAYAAAMLLVVRPLLHKVLRWSGSGRLAVVAAGVLLSAYATSWVGIHAIFGAFAFGLIMPRQGAGERDAELHRLIEVPLEKVSSLLLPVFFVVTGLSVDVGGLGWSGLAALLLVLVAAVVGKFAGAAIPARFSGMSWRDAGAFGTLMNTRGLTEIVILGIGRQLGLIGPELFTMMVLMALVTTAMAGPILRLLGVGGPTPEPDLAALTGTPAKEKIGAA, encoded by the coding sequence ATGGCAGCGTCCCATGCTGTACCGATCGACGCGGTGGTCCTGGCCGACGTGGCGATCGTCCTGCTGGTCGGGGCCGTCATGGTCCGGCTCGCACGGCGGATCCACCAGCCGCCCGTGGTGGCGGAGATCGCCGCCGGACTGATGCTGGGGCCCAGTCTGCTGGGGCTGCTGCCGGGGAACCTGCCCGAGCTGATCTTCCCGCCCGAGGCCCGGCCGATGCTGTCGGCCGTCTCCCAGGTCGGCCTCGCGCTCTTCATGTTCCTGGCCGGCTGGGAGCTCGACCTGGGCAAGCTGCGCGGCCGCACCGCCTCGGTCGGCTCCACGGCCGTCCTCGCGATGGCCGTCCCCTTCGCGGTGGGTGCCGGCGCGGCGGCGCTGCTGTACGACTCGCTGGCACCCGCCGGGGTGGGCCAGGACATGTTCGTGCTCTACCTGGCCACCGCCTTCTCGATCACCGCGTTCCCGGTGCTCGCCCGGATCATCCGGGACCAGAACCTCGGCGCCACCCGGGTCGGCACCACCGCCATGGCCTGCGCCGCGGCCGGTGACGTGGTCGCCTGGTGCGTGCTGGTCCTGGTCGTCGCGATGGCCGGCTCCGGCGGCACCGGCGGGTTCTTCGAGGTCCTGGCGTGGACGGCGGCGTACGCGGCGGCGATGCTCCTCGTCGTACGGCCGCTGCTGCACAAGGTGCTGCGCTGGTCCGGCAGCGGCCGGCTCGCCGTCGTGGCGGCCGGTGTGCTGCTCTCCGCCTACGCCACCTCGTGGGTCGGCATCCACGCCATCTTCGGCGCCTTCGCCTTCGGCCTGATCATGCCGAGGCAGGGTGCGGGCGAGCGGGACGCCGAGCTGCACCGGCTGATCGAGGTGCCGCTGGAGAAGGTCTCCTCCCTGCTCCTGCCGGTCTTCTTCGTGGTCACCGGCCTCTCCGTCGACGTCGGCGGGCTCGGCTGGTCCGGCCTCGCGGCCCTGCTCCTCGTGCTGGTCGCCGCGGTGGTCGGCAAGTTCGCGGGCGCCGCGATCCCGGCCCGGTTCTCCGGGATGAGCTGGCGGGACGCGGGGGCCTTCGGCACGCTGATGAACACCCGCGGCCTCACCGAGATCGTCATCCTCGGCATCGGCCGCCAACTGGGCCTGATCGGGCCGGAGCTGTTCACCATGATGGTCCTGATGGCCCTGGTCACCACGGCCATGGCGGGCCCGATCCTGCGCCTGCTCGGCGTGGGCGGCCCGACGCCCGAACCGGACCTCGCCGCGCTCACCGGCACCCCGGCCAAGGAAAAGATCGGAGCCGCCTGA
- the gntD gene encoding guanitoxin biosynthesis L-enduracididine beta-hydroxylase GntD translates to MTIDQGVLHYDLSTDEVAHLDALIAELKQADCDPGHPRFHDEAWELTGRLPVGLRKFLAEFRRDDPAAAFKIRGFDVDDQGVGPTPGNWSDAASSLNTRREEIFLSLIGKCLGEIFSWPTLQSGRMIQNVLPIAGEENEQSGHGSDVLLEWHTEDGFHPYRCDYLALFGIRNHDRVPTTVASIRDVTLSAETRKALSEPRFYILPDDEHLRQLAVQQPDHPGLLRMRAMRETPEPVAVLFGAPDSPYLRIDPFFMRCVDGDSVAEQALKELVAELERATRDVVVEAGTLLVVDNYLAVHGRKAFTARYDGTDRWLQKAIITRDLRKSRETRDTAAGRVLI, encoded by the coding sequence GTGACCATTGACCAGGGCGTACTCCACTACGACTTGTCCACCGACGAAGTCGCCCACCTGGACGCGCTGATCGCCGAACTGAAGCAGGCGGACTGCGACCCGGGCCACCCGCGCTTCCACGACGAGGCCTGGGAGCTGACCGGCCGGCTGCCCGTGGGGCTGCGGAAGTTCCTCGCGGAGTTCCGCCGTGACGACCCGGCCGCCGCATTCAAGATCCGGGGATTCGACGTCGACGATCAGGGTGTCGGGCCTACTCCCGGTAACTGGTCGGACGCCGCCTCCTCGCTGAACACCCGGCGCGAGGAAATCTTCCTCTCGCTCATCGGGAAATGCCTTGGCGAGATATTCAGCTGGCCCACCCTGCAGTCCGGCCGGATGATCCAGAATGTGCTGCCGATCGCCGGCGAGGAGAACGAGCAGAGCGGTCACGGCAGCGATGTCCTGCTGGAATGGCACACCGAGGACGGATTCCACCCGTACCGCTGTGACTATCTGGCCCTTTTCGGAATCCGCAACCACGACCGGGTGCCGACCACCGTCGCCTCCATCCGTGACGTGACCCTCAGCGCGGAGACCCGGAAGGCGCTGTCCGAGCCCCGCTTCTACATCCTTCCGGATGACGAGCACCTGCGTCAGCTTGCCGTCCAGCAGCCCGACCACCCGGGGCTGCTCCGGATGCGGGCCATGCGCGAGACCCCGGAGCCGGTCGCCGTCCTCTTCGGCGCCCCCGACTCCCCGTACCTGCGGATCGACCCCTTCTTCATGCGGTGCGTCGACGGTGACTCGGTCGCCGAACAGGCCCTGAAGGAGCTCGTCGCCGAGCTGGAGCGGGCCACCCGGGACGTGGTGGTCGAGGCCGGCACGCTGCTCGTCGTCGACAACTACCTCGCCGTGCACGGCCGCAAGGCCTTCACCGCCCGCTACGACGGCACGGACCGCTGGCTCCAGAAGGCGATCATCACCCGTGACCTGCGCAAGTCGCGGGAGACCCGGGACACCGCCGCCGGCCGTGTCCTGATCTGA
- a CDS encoding bifunctional 3'-5' exonuclease/DNA polymerase, with amino-acid sequence MTERWALAPEPEGDGALLVALGPDGLPAGEVRREPDLVAAVRSRPDVARWVWRATSEVYPRLLAAGVRVERCYDVEVAEQLLLGHEGRLGEPRSAAAAWARLRNAPVPPDPPPRAAEPGSQDSLFEPVAAARLPFEALLDVYAEQQRRHDRAEHPGRMRLLTAAESAGMLVAAEMHRAGLPWRADVHREVLRGLLGERYAGGGEPRRLTELADEVSAAFGHRVRPDLPADVVRAFARAGIRVRSTRRWELEELDHPAVAPLIAYKKLYRIWTAHGWSWLADWVRDGRFRPEYQPGGTVTGRWTTNGGGALQIPKVIRQAVVADEGWRLVVADADQMEPRVLAAISRDPGLMEVAGHPDDLYTRLSDRAFSGDRDHAKLALLGAVYGQTSGDGLKNLAALRRRFPRAVAYVDDAAKAGEEGRLVRTWLGRTSPKAAGGGEDEEAGLPQATAAAEDAPEQYVPGYASTDARARGRFTRNFVVQGSAAEWALLMLASLRRATAGMRAELVFFQHDEVIVHCPAEEAAAVTEAIRAAGDEAGRIAFGETPVRFPFTTATVERYSEAK; translated from the coding sequence GTGACCGAAAGGTGGGCACTCGCGCCCGAGCCGGAGGGGGACGGGGCGCTGCTCGTCGCCCTCGGGCCCGACGGACTGCCCGCCGGTGAGGTGCGGCGCGAGCCGGACCTGGTGGCGGCCGTCCGCTCCCGCCCGGACGTCGCCCGCTGGGTCTGGCGCGCCACCTCCGAGGTGTATCCGCGTCTGCTCGCCGCCGGCGTCCGCGTCGAGCGGTGCTACGACGTCGAGGTGGCCGAACAGCTCCTCCTCGGCCACGAGGGACGGCTCGGCGAGCCCCGCTCGGCCGCCGCCGCCTGGGCCCGCCTGCGGAACGCGCCGGTGCCGCCCGACCCGCCGCCGCGCGCCGCCGAACCCGGCTCGCAGGACTCCCTCTTCGAGCCGGTGGCGGCCGCCCGACTCCCCTTCGAGGCGCTGCTCGACGTGTACGCGGAGCAGCAGCGGCGCCACGACCGGGCCGAGCACCCGGGGCGGATGCGGCTGCTCACCGCCGCCGAGTCCGCGGGCATGCTGGTCGCCGCCGAGATGCACCGGGCCGGGCTGCCCTGGCGGGCCGACGTGCACCGGGAGGTGCTGCGCGGACTGCTCGGCGAGCGGTACGCGGGCGGCGGCGAGCCGCGCCGCCTCACGGAGCTGGCCGACGAGGTGTCCGCCGCGTTCGGGCACCGGGTGCGGCCCGACCTGCCCGCCGACGTGGTGCGGGCCTTCGCGCGGGCCGGGATCCGGGTGCGGTCCACCCGGCGCTGGGAGCTGGAGGAGCTCGACCACCCGGCGGTCGCGCCCCTCATCGCGTACAAGAAGCTCTACCGGATCTGGACCGCGCACGGCTGGTCCTGGCTGGCCGACTGGGTGCGCGACGGGCGCTTCCGCCCGGAGTACCAGCCGGGCGGCACGGTCACCGGACGCTGGACCACCAACGGCGGCGGCGCGCTGCAGATCCCCAAGGTGATCCGGCAGGCCGTGGTCGCCGACGAGGGCTGGCGGCTGGTGGTCGCCGACGCCGACCAGATGGAGCCGCGGGTGCTGGCCGCGATCTCCCGCGACCCCGGCCTGATGGAGGTCGCGGGACACCCCGACGACCTGTACACCCGGCTCTCCGACCGGGCCTTCTCCGGCGACCGCGACCACGCCAAGCTGGCGCTGCTCGGCGCGGTCTACGGGCAGACCAGCGGCGACGGCCTGAAGAACCTGGCCGCGCTGCGCCGCCGCTTCCCGCGCGCCGTGGCGTACGTGGACGACGCGGCGAAGGCCGGCGAGGAGGGCCGGCTGGTGCGCACCTGGCTGGGCCGCACCAGCCCGAAGGCGGCGGGCGGCGGCGAGGACGAGGAGGCGGGTCTGCCGCAGGCCACCGCCGCCGCGGAGGACGCTCCCGAGCAGTACGTGCCGGGGTACGCGTCGACCGACGCGCGCGCCCGGGGCCGCTTCACGCGCAACTTCGTGGTCCAGGGCAGCGCCGCCGAGTGGGCCCTGCTGATGCTGGCATCCCTGCGCCGCGCCACCGCCGGGATGCGGGCCGAGCTGGTCTTCTTCCAGCACGACGAGGTGATCGTGCACTGCCCGGCCGAGGAGGCGGCGGCGGTCACGGAGGCGATCCGCGCGGCGGGCGACGAGGCGGGGCGGATCGCGTTCGGGGAGACGCCGGTGCGGTTCCCGTTCACGACGGCGACGGTGGAGCGGTATTCGGAGGCGAAGTGA
- the rsgA gene encoding ribosome small subunit-dependent GTPase A — MTSAFEPTLASYGWDSDWADAFAPHAGAGLVPARVVRVDRGRCEAVAATRADAAAPVAPLRADTGPVLGADPTTAPCTGDWAAVEAAPATGGGPVVRALLPRRTRFTRSTSSARSEGQVLAANIDLAVIAVSLAVELDLGRLERFLSLAWSSGAQPLVVLTKTDLVPDITHLVADVAEAGPGAEVFPVSAFDGYGLDALAGALAGRTSALLGQSGVGKSTLVNALLGTEEQESGEVRGSDGKGRHTTTTRDLLPLPSGGLLIDTPGLRGVGLWEANDGLTQVFAEIEELAARCRFHNCEHHAEPGCAVLAAVEDGTLSHRRFESYRKLLRESAWIASRTDARLRAELGREWRRREAAGREMYERKRGGKHRKAF; from the coding sequence GTGACCAGCGCCTTTGAACCGACACTCGCCTCCTACGGCTGGGATTCCGACTGGGCGGACGCGTTCGCCCCGCACGCCGGAGCCGGGCTCGTCCCGGCCCGGGTCGTACGGGTCGACCGCGGCCGCTGCGAGGCGGTCGCCGCCACCAGGGCCGACGCCGCGGCGCCCGTGGCGCCGTTACGCGCCGACACCGGGCCCGTGCTCGGCGCCGACCCCACCACCGCGCCCTGCACCGGGGACTGGGCGGCCGTCGAGGCGGCCCCCGCCACCGGCGGTGGCCCGGTCGTCCGGGCGCTGCTGCCCCGCCGCACCCGCTTCACCCGCTCCACCTCCTCGGCCCGCTCCGAAGGCCAGGTGCTCGCCGCCAACATCGACCTGGCCGTCATCGCGGTCTCGCTCGCCGTCGAGCTGGACCTCGGGCGGCTGGAACGCTTCCTCTCCCTCGCCTGGTCCAGCGGCGCCCAGCCCCTGGTCGTGCTGACCAAGACCGACCTCGTCCCCGACATCACCCACCTCGTGGCCGATGTCGCCGAGGCCGGCCCCGGAGCGGAGGTGTTCCCCGTCAGCGCCTTCGACGGGTACGGCCTGGACGCTCTCGCCGGGGCCCTGGCCGGTCGGACCTCGGCCCTGCTCGGCCAGTCGGGCGTCGGCAAGTCCACGCTGGTCAACGCCCTGCTGGGGACCGAGGAGCAGGAGTCGGGGGAGGTGCGCGGCAGTGACGGCAAGGGCCGGCACACCACCACCACCCGCGATCTGCTGCCGCTGCCGTCCGGCGGCCTGCTCATCGACACCCCCGGGCTGCGCGGGGTCGGCCTCTGGGAGGCGAACGACGGCCTCACCCAGGTCTTCGCCGAGATCGAGGAACTGGCCGCCCGCTGCCGCTTCCACAACTGTGAACACCACGCCGAACCCGGCTGCGCGGTCCTCGCCGCCGTCGAGGACGGCACCCTCTCGCACCGCCGGTTCGAGAGTTACCGCAAACTGCTGCGCGAAAGCGCCTGGATCGCCTCGCGCACCGACGCCCGGCTGCGCGCCGAGCTCGGCCGTGAATGGCGCCGACGCGAGGCCGCGGGGCGTGAGATGTACGAGCGCAAGCGCGGCGGGAAACACCGTAAGGCCTTCTGA
- a CDS encoding sigma factor-like helix-turn-helix DNA-binding protein, giving the protein MDAHAMGTGTRPRAVAYRLLGSDTEADAALREAERGAGPGAPAPAPAGAPTPALSVLVRVCLARLREREAAWSGPEPGPLGAGPGEEAVLDALPPAERVAYVLHDDFGVPVDEIAAAMGLTPAATRQLAARARRRVAESDEMPERDPA; this is encoded by the coding sequence GTGGACGCCCACGCCATGGGCACCGGTACGCGGCCGCGCGCGGTCGCGTACCGCCTGCTCGGCTCCGACACCGAAGCCGACGCGGCCCTGCGGGAGGCGGAGCGCGGCGCCGGGCCCGGCGCGCCCGCCCCCGCCCCGGCCGGCGCGCCCACGCCCGCCCTGTCCGTCCTGGTCCGGGTCTGCCTGGCCCGGCTGCGGGAGCGCGAGGCGGCGTGGAGCGGGCCGGAGCCGGGGCCGCTGGGCGCCGGGCCCGGCGAGGAGGCCGTCCTGGACGCCCTGCCGCCGGCCGAGCGCGTCGCGTACGTGCTGCACGACGACTTCGGCGTCCCCGTCGACGAGATCGCCGCGGCCATGGGGCTCACCCCGGCCGCCACCCGGCAGCTGGCCGCCCGCGCCCGGCGCCGGGTCGCGGAGAGCGACGAGATGCCCGAGCGGGACCCGGCCTGA